The following coding sequences lie in one Apium graveolens cultivar Ventura chromosome 3, ASM990537v1, whole genome shotgun sequence genomic window:
- the LOC141712581 gene encoding delta(12)-fatty-acid desaturase FAD2-like, whose translation MGKGGRMPVAGGETKQAEKNEDIFRRVPHEKPPFTIADIKKAIPPHCFERSLIRSFSYLVYDLAVCFLLYYVATNYINLLPKPLSYLAWTAYIYVQGCFMFAVWVVAHECGHHGFSNYHWLNDTVGFVLHSLLLVPYFSWKISHRRHHANTNSLDRDENHIPRFKETIRSYYHFFNNPIGRVFIIAFTLTLGWPLYLIVNIAGRTYDRHASHFDPYSPIYSERERVQILWSDIGFLAGCCLVYRVALVKGFTWVMLVYGAPLHVVNGFLVMITLLHHTHLSLPHYDASEWDWLRGALATVDRDYGILNKVFHHIADTHVLHHLISSIPHYHAEEATEAIKPVLGDYYHYDPTPFYVAMWREAKECLYVEAEDGDKAKGVYWFKNKLQSS comes from the coding sequence ATGGGTAAAGGTGGTCGTATGCCAGTAGCTGGTGGCGAGACAAAGCAAGCGGAAAAGAATGAGGATATATTCCGTCGAGTGCCTCATGAAAAACCACCATTTACAATTGCAGACATCAAGAAGGCCATACCACCTCATTGTTTCGAGCGTTCGCTAATTCGCTCTTTCTCCTACCTAGTTTATGATTTGGCCGTTTGTTTCCTACTCTACTACGTAGCCACAAACTACATCAATCTCCTGCCTAAACCCTTGTCTTACCTTGCATGGACTGCTTATATTTATGTTCAAGGTTGTTTCATGTTTGCCGTTTGGGTTGTAGCCCATGAATGCGGCCACCATGGCTTTAGCAACTATCATTGGCTAAATGACACTGTTGGCTTTGTTCTCCATTCTCTTCTCCTTGTCCCTTATTTTTCCTGGAAGATTAGTCACCGTCGTCACCATGCCAATACCAATTCGCTTGATCGCGACGAAAACCATATTCCTAGATTTAAAGAGACGATCCGTTCTTACTATCATTTCTTTAACAACCCAATTGGCCGAGTTTTCATCATTGCCTTCACCCTCACCCTTGGATGGCCTTTGTACTTAATCGTAAACATAGCTGGACGGACATATGATCGACATGCTTCCCATTTTGACCCATACAGTCCTATTTACTCGGAACGTGAGCGTGTTCAAATCTTGTGGTCAGATATTGGCTTTCTAGCAGGTTGTTGTTTGGTATACAGGGTTGCATTAGTAAAAGGATTCACATGGGTGATGCTTGTATACGGAGCTCCTCTACACGTTGTAAATGGTTTTCTGGTGATGATTACTCTACTGCACCACACTCATCTTTCTTTACCTCATTATGATGCTTCCGAATGGGACTGGTTGAGGGGAGCTTTGGCCACAGTCGACAGAGATTACGGAATTCTAAACAAAGTGTTCCACCACATAGCCGACACTCATGTTCTTCACCATTTAATATCAAGCATCCCACATTATCATGCCGAGGAGGCAACTGAGGCCATCAAGCCCGTGTTGGGAGATTACTATCATTACGATCCCACTCCGTTTTACGTGGCAATGTGGAGAGAGGCTAAAGAATGTCTCTACGTCGAGGCAGAGGACGGTGACAAGGCTAAAGGTGTGTATTGGTTCAAAAACAAGCTTCAGTCATCATAA